Proteins found in one bacterium genomic segment:
- a CDS encoding lamin tail domain-containing protein has protein sequence LPPPPVVSQTTPSPATSSVQANPEPAPPKEATSTPPEPTPAPVAPPSQVAPAPQENTAPPAEPAVATPSTGKILFYEIQISGGTGATKHDFIRIYNPNGFNVDISGWKLKKKSNSGTESSVKVIPGGTALVPGGTLMWANSEDGFATTIGAQLSTTVTISADNSIALFDSSGNIIDSVAWGDGANQYIEGAPYPTNPEGGQILRRKTDGQVLKDTDNNATDFSV, from the coding sequence CTTTGCCCCCTCCGCCGGTCGTGAGTCAGACAACTCCAAGCCCCGCAACTTCTTCGGTTCAGGCAAACCCGGAACCAGCCCCGCCCAAAGAAGCCACTTCTACTCCTCCGGAGCCAACTCCTGCCCCAGTGGCGCCCCCGAGCCAAGTTGCTCCTGCGCCCCAGGAGAATACTGCCCCACCCGCAGAGCCAGCGGTTGCCACGCCAAGCACGGGTAAAATTCTTTTTTACGAGATACAGATTTCTGGCGGGACCGGAGCCACGAAGCATGATTTCATCCGAATTTATAATCCAAACGGGTTTAATGTGGATATAAGCGGATGGAAATTAAAAAAGAAAAGTAATAGCGGAACAGAGTCTTCTGTTAAAGTTATCCCAGGCGGTACGGCGCTCGTTCCCGGCGGAACTTTGATGTGGGCAAACAGTGAAGATGGTTTTGCCACAACGATTGGAGCGCAACTTTCCACCACCGTCACAATCTCCGCGGACAACAGCATCGCCCTTTTCGATTCAAGCGGAAACATTATAGATTCTGTGGCCTGGGGCGATGGAGCGAATCAATATATAGAGGGGGCGCCTTACCCGACAAACCCGGAAGGCGGGCAGATACTCCGCCGAAAGACGGACGGCCAGGTTTTGAAGGATACCGACAACAACGCTACGGATTTTTCGGTTTAG